From Solibaculum mannosilyticum:
ATTTGCACGAAACAGAATATGGCCGCAGATTTTTTAATTCCCAGCTGCCCAGTCTCATCAAGGCTCTGGAACGAATCGCCGAAAGTCTGTCTGCGCCCAAGCAGTCCTTATCAGCCGATTTTGTCGCTGACCCTGATTTTCTTCATGATCTCTACTATGGAGATTATGAGCCGAGCGTGTTCAAAACACAAAGCGAGCACCAGAAGCAGCTTAACCATAATGCTTCAATGGCAGAGGAACTCCTGCGCCAGAAAATGGGCAATTCCCCGGAAGCCATAGCCGCCTTGGAAGCGTACCAGCTTGCCGCCGGTGAGTGCAGCAGCATTGTGGCCGAGCAGGCTTTTGAGTCCGGTTTTCAGACCGCAGTACAAATGCTGGTAGCTGGGCTTATACCGCCTGAAAACAAATTTGCCGCTGAAGTTCCCCTTACCACGCAAGAGCTCCGGAAGATGGACGGGGAACAAGTATTTTGTCTTGACATGAATGAGGAGGTCAGGGTTGTGGCCCGCAAAAAAGGATTCATTCAAGTCACTAATGAC
This genomic window contains:
- a CDS encoding DUF6809 family protein; the encoded protein is MNLHETEYGRRFFNSQLPSLIKALERIAESLSAPKQSLSADFVADPDFLHDLYYGDYEPSVFKTQSEHQKQLNHNASMAEELLRQKMGNSPEAIAALEAYQLAAGECSSIVAEQAFESGFQTAVQMLVAGLIPPENKFAAEVPLTTQELRKMDGEQVFCLDMNEEVRVVARKKGFIQVTNDKEIHLITGLTLYRHRPSWCQ